The genomic stretch CCTGGGCTTCGCCGTACGACAGGCCGGCGAGGACGACTTCATCGGCCGCGCGGCGCTGGAGGAGCGCCGCGCGGCGGTGCGGCGGAAGCTGACCTGCCTGACGATCGACGGCCCCGTCGCCGTCGTCATGGGCAAGGAACCCGTCTACGACGGCGACAGGCCCGTCGGATACGTCACCAGCGCCGCCTACGGTCACACCATCGGCAGAGGCATCGCCTACGCCTGGCTGCCGGCCGCGCTCTCCGTGCCGGGGCGGGCGCTCCAGATCGGCTACTTCGACCGGCGGATCACCGCCGCCGTCGCCGAGGAGCCGCTCTACGACCCGGCGATGAAGCGCCTGCGCGGCTAGGAGGACCACTTTGAGCGCCCACGATCCCGCGGACGGCCTGCCCGAGCACCCCGAACGGCTGTGGAGCAGCCCCGAGCCGGAGCGATCCTACGACGTGGTGATCGTCGGCGGCGGCGGCCACGGCCTGGCGACGGCCTACTACCTGGCCAGAAACCACGGCATCACCAACGTGGCCGTGCTGGAGAAGGGGTGGCTGGCCGGCGGCAACATGGCCCGCAACACCACCATCATCCGGTCCAACTACCTCTGGGACGAGAGCGCGGGCATCTACGAGCACGCGCTGAAGCTGTGGGAGGGGCTCGAGGACGACCTCGGCTACCCGCTCCTGTTCAGCCAGCGCGGGGTGCTCAACCTCGCGCACAGCCTGCAGGACGTCCGGGAGGGCGTGCGCCGCGTCAACGCCAACCGGCTCAACGGCGTCGACGCCGAATGGCTCGATCCCGGTGAGGTCGGCGAGGTCTGCCCGATCGTCAACGTCTCGCCCGACGTGCGCCACCCCGTGCTGGGCGCGACCTACCAGCCGAGGGCCGGGATCGCCAAGCACGACCACGTCGCGTGGGGGTTCGCCCGCGCCGCCGCCGCGATGGGCGTCCACCTGATCGAGCACTGCGAGGTCACCGGGATCGACGTCGAGGGCGGGCGGGTGCGGGCCGTGCAAACCACCCGGGGCCGCATCGCGGCGGGCAGGGTCGCGCTCTGCGCGGCCGGGCACTCCTCGGTCGTGGCGGGGCTCGCGGGGGTGGAACTCCCGCTGCAGAGCCACTCCCTGCAGGCGCTGGTGTCGGACCTGCTGGAGCCCGTGCACCCGACGGTGGTCATGTCCAACGCCGTGCACGTCTACGTCAGCCAGGCGCACAAGGGCGAGCTGGTCATGGGGGCGGGCATCGACGCCTGCAACTCCTACCGGCAGCGCGGCGCGTTCCACATCATCGAGCGGCAGATGGCGGCGGCGCTGGAGCTGTTCCCCGTCTTCGCGCGGGCGCACGTGCTGCGGACCTGGGGAGGGGTGGTGGACGTCAGCCCCGACGCCTCACCGGTGGTCGGGCTCACCCCGGTGGACGACCTCTACGTCAACTGCGGCTGGGGCACCGGCGGGTTCAAGGCCACGCCGGGCGTCGGGTGGTGCTTCGCGCACACGGTCGCCCACGGCGAGCCGCATCCGCTCAACGCCCCCTTCTCCCTCGAACGATTCACCACGGGCGCGCTCGTCGACGAGCACGGCGCCGCCGCGGTCGCCCACTGAAGGAGAGCCCACCGATGCTGCTGATCCCCTGCCCGTGGTGCGGGCCGCGCGACGAGGTCGAGTTCCACTACGGCGGGCAGGCGCACGTCGCCTACCCCGAGGACCCCGGTTCCCTCTCCGACGCCGAGTGGGCCCGCTACCTGTTCTTCCGCGACAACCCCAAGGGGCCGTTCGCCGAGCGGTGGAGCCACACGGCCGGCTGCCGCCGCTGGTTCAACATGGTCAGGGACACGGCCACCAACGAGATCCACGCCGTCTACCGCCCGGGCGAGCCGAGGCCGGTGGTCGCGTGACCTCCCAGCCGTTCCGCGGGGACGGCCACCGGGGCGAGGTGCTGCGGTTCCGGTTCGACGGCCGCGAGTACGAGGGCCGCCGGGGCGACACGCTCGCCTCCGCCCTGCTGGCCAACGGCGTGCGCACGGTGGCGAGGAGCGTGCGGCTGGGCCGTCCCCGGGGCGTCTTCGCCGCGTGGACCGAGGAGCCCAACGCCCTCGTCCAGATCGAGCACCCCTTCCCCGAGCCGATGCTGCAGGCCACCGTCGTCGAGCTGTACGACGGGCTGGTGGCCAGGGGCCTTCCGGGCAGGGGACGGCTGAGCGGTGAGCCCGACCCGGCACGCTACGACGGCGTGTACGCCCACTGCGACGTCCTGGTGGTCGGAGCCGGGCCGGCCGGCCTGTCGGCCGCCCTGGCCGCCGCGGGGACGGGCGCCCGGGTCATCCTCGCCGACGACCGGCCGGTGCCCGGCGGCAGCCTGCCGGACACCGCCGAGACGGTCGGCGGCGTCCCCGGCGCGGACTGGGCCACAGCCGCGCTGGCCGGGCTGGCGGGCCACCCCGAGGTGCGGGTGCTCGCGCGCACCAGTGTGTTCGGCTACTACGACGACAACTACCTGGTCGCGGTGGAACGCCGGGGGGAACGGGCCCCTTCCCGGGAACGCGTCTGGCGTATCCGGGCCCGCCGCGTCGTGCTGGCCACCGGGGCGCACGAGCGGCCGATCGCCTTCGCCGGCAACGACCGGCCGGGTGTCATGCTCGCCTCCGCCGCCCGCGCCTACGTCAACCGGTACGGCGTGCTGCCCGGCCGCCGCGCGGTGGTCTTCACCGCCGGCGACAGCGCCTACGACGCCGCCCACGACCTGGCGGCCGCCGGCGTCGAGATCACCGCCGTCGTCGACGCGCGGCAGGCCGTACGGCAGGCCGTACGGCAGGGCGGACCGCGCGGTGCGCGGCCGGACGGACCACGGGACGCGGGGCGAGACGGCGGCCGGGCGTGGGACGGGACCGACCTGCTCGCCGGGCACCTCGTCACCGGCGTCACCGCGGGCGGGGACGGTGCCGTCTCCTCGGTGACCGTCTCCCCGTCCTCCCTCTCCGGGGGCCGTGAGATCGAGGCGGACCTGCTGCTCGTCTCGGGCGGCTGGAACCCGGTGGTCCACCTGTTCGCCCAGGCGGGCGGGCGGCTCCGGCACGACCGGGAGCTGGGCGCATTCGTCCCCGAGACCGTCCGCCAGGCGGTGGAGGTGGCCGGGGCCGCGCGGGGACTGTTCACCCTGGCGGGCTGCCTCGCCGACGGCGCCGAGGCCGGGGCGAGGGCGGCCGAGGCGGCCGGATTCCCGGCGGGCCGCCACCGGCCGGTCCCTCCCGCCGAGACCGCCACCGCGGGTGACGGCCAGAGTGTCGCGGCGGCGCCCGTCCGGGACGTCACCGCGCCTGCCGAGGACGTCACGGCGACATCCGCCCGGGACGGTACGGCGACGCCCCCCGAGCACCTATGGCTCGTCCCCGCCGACGACTACCGCAGCCACTTCGTGGACCTGCAACGGGACGTGACCGTCGCCGACGTCATGCGGGCCACCGGGGCCGGGCTCCGCTCGGTCGAGCACGTCAAGCGCTACACCACCGCCGGGACCGCCCACGACCAGGGCAAGACCTCGGGGCTGCTGACGAGCGGGATCGTCTCCCACCTCCTCGGAGTGGACGTCTCCGATCTCGGTACCACCACCTTCCGCGCGCCGTACGTGCCGGTCTCCTTCGCCACCCTCGCCGGGCGCGACAGGGGAGCGCTGCACGATCCCGTCCGGGTCACCCCGCTCCACGGGTGGCACGTGGCGCACGGCGCGGTGTTCGAGAACGTCGGCCAGTGGAAGCGGCCCCGCTACTACCCCCGCGCCGGTGAGGACATGGAGGCCGCCGTCCTGCGGGAGTGCGCGGCCGTACGGCGGGGCGCCGGAGCGATGGACGTCTCCACGCTGGGCATGATCGAGGTCCAGGGGCCGGACGCCGCCGAGCTTCTCGACCGGCTCTACACCAACATGATCAGCACGCTCGCGGTGGGCTCGATCCGCTACGGGATGATGTGCGGGCTCGACGGGATGGTCTTCGACGACGGAACGGTGATCCGCCTGGCACCGGACCGGTTCCTGGTGACCACGACCACGGGCA from Streptosporangium album encodes the following:
- a CDS encoding sarcosine oxidase subunit beta family protein; amino-acid sequence: MSAHDPADGLPEHPERLWSSPEPERSYDVVIVGGGGHGLATAYYLARNHGITNVAVLEKGWLAGGNMARNTTIIRSNYLWDESAGIYEHALKLWEGLEDDLGYPLLFSQRGVLNLAHSLQDVREGVRRVNANRLNGVDAEWLDPGEVGEVCPIVNVSPDVRHPVLGATYQPRAGIAKHDHVAWGFARAAAAMGVHLIEHCEVTGIDVEGGRVRAVQTTRGRIAAGRVALCAAGHSSVVAGLAGVELPLQSHSLQALVSDLLEPVHPTVVMSNAVHVYVSQAHKGELVMGAGIDACNSYRQRGAFHIIERQMAAALELFPVFARAHVLRTWGGVVDVSPDASPVVGLTPVDDLYVNCGWGTGGFKATPGVGWCFAHTVAHGEPHPLNAPFSLERFTTGALVDEHGAAAVAH
- a CDS encoding sarcosine oxidase subunit delta encodes the protein MLLIPCPWCGPRDEVEFHYGGQAHVAYPEDPGSLSDAEWARYLFFRDNPKGPFAERWSHTAGCRRWFNMVRDTATNEIHAVYRPGEPRPVVA
- a CDS encoding 2Fe-2S iron-sulfur cluster-binding protein, whose product is MTSQPFRGDGHRGEVLRFRFDGREYEGRRGDTLASALLANGVRTVARSVRLGRPRGVFAAWTEEPNALVQIEHPFPEPMLQATVVELYDGLVARGLPGRGRLSGEPDPARYDGVYAHCDVLVVGAGPAGLSAALAAAGTGARVILADDRPVPGGSLPDTAETVGGVPGADWATAALAGLAGHPEVRVLARTSVFGYYDDNYLVAVERRGERAPSRERVWRIRARRVVLATGAHERPIAFAGNDRPGVMLASAARAYVNRYGVLPGRRAVVFTAGDSAYDAAHDLAAAGVEITAVVDARQAVRQAVRQGGPRGARPDGPRDAGRDGGRAWDGTDLLAGHLVTGVTAGGDGAVSSVTVSPSSLSGGREIEADLLLVSGGWNPVVHLFAQAGGRLRHDRELGAFVPETVRQAVEVAGAARGLFTLAGCLADGAEAGARAAEAAGFPAGRHRPVPPAETATAGDGQSVAAAPVRDVTAPAEDVTATSARDGTATPPEHLWLVPADDYRSHFVDLQRDVTVADVMRATGAGLRSVEHVKRYTTAGTAHDQGKTSGLLTSGIVSHLLGVDVSDLGTTTFRAPYVPVSFATLAGRDRGALHDPVRVTPLHGWHVAHGAVFENVGQWKRPRYYPRAGEDMEAAVLRECAAVRRGAGAMDVSTLGMIEVQGPDAAELLDRLYTNMISTLAVGSIRYGMMCGLDGMVFDDGTVIRLAPDRFLVTTTTGNAAAVLDWMEEWLQTEWPHLRVYCTSVTEQWATVALAGPGSRAVLAALAPDLAVDSASFPFMTWRDTHVAGIEARVCRISFSGELAYEINVCAWDGPALWEAVQAGGLVTPYGTETMHVLRAEKGYPIVGQDTDGTVTPADLGMDWMVSKKKADFVGRRSHARAGGPGRRHLVGLLPVDPDRLLPEGAHLVAADRLPEPPVPMLGHVTSSYRSAALGRTFALALVSGGRERLGERLHVPVGGELVPVTVVHHVLYDPEGARRDG